From Mastacembelus armatus chromosome 13, fMasArm1.2, whole genome shotgun sequence, one genomic window encodes:
- the kcnj5 gene encoding G protein-activated inward rectifier potassium channel 4, whose product MAGDSRVLMDHNMEIGVTSAQVKKLPKHLREAQISTERTHLISDPAKKPRQRYVQKDGKCNVHHGNVQETYRYLSDLFTTLVDLRWSLSLFIFTLVYVVNWLFFGFLWWLIALIRGDLVHADEDGWTPCVENLNSFVSAFLFSIETETTIGYGYRVITEKCPEGIILLLVQAILGSIVNAMMVGCMFVKISQPKNRAETLMFSHNAVISVRDNKMCLMFRVGDLRNSHIVEASIRAKLIRSQQTKEGEFIPLNQTDINIGFDTGDDRLFLVSPLIISHEINEKSPFWEMSLAQMEKEEFEIVVILEGMVEATGMTCQARSSYLDTEVLWGYRFTPVLSLEKGFYEVDYNNFHDVYETNTPTCSAKELSAKLREGPLLPQLSLLSPEPKMHNFDPLNRLSKQDPLSQGEDQEERDSGGDRGETNGSAGALEEPSLADGLPD is encoded by the exons ATGGCAGGAGATTCTCGAGTCCTAATGGACCACAACATGGAGATAGGAGTCACATCGGCACAG GTGAAGAAGCTTCCCAAACACTTACGGGAGGCTCAAATCTCTACAGAACGAACCCATTTGATTTCTGACCCAGCAAAGAAGCCACGTCAACGATATGTGCAGAAGGACGGCAAATGCAATGTTCACCACGGAAACGTGCAAGAGACCTATCGTTACCTCAGTGACTTGTTCACTACACTGGTGGACCTACGCTGGAGTCTTAGTCTCTTCATTTTCACATTGGTCTATGTTGTCAACTGGCTTTTCTTTGGCTTTCTGTGGTGGCTGATAGCTCTCATTCGTGGGGATCTGGTGCATGCTGATGAGGACGGCTGGACCCCCTGTGTGGAGAACCTCAACAGTTTTGTCTCagcctttcttttttccattgAAACAGAGACCACAATTGGGTATGGTTATCGTGTAATCACAGAAAAATGCCCTGAAGGTATCATACTGCTTTTGGTGCAAGCCATCTTGGGGTCCATAGTTAATGCTATGATGGTAGGCTGCATGTTTGTCAAGATCTCACAGCCAAAGAACCGTGCCGAGACCCTTATGTTTTCACACAATGCTGTCATATCAGTGCGAGACAACAAGATGTGCCTGATGTTTCGGGTTGGGGACCTGAGGAACTCTCACATCGTGGAGGCATCGATCAGAGCGAAGCTGATCCGTTCACAGCAGACCAAGGAAGGGGAATTCATCCCACTTAACCAGACTGACATCAACATTGGTTTCGACACAGGAGATGACCGGCTGTTTCTGGTGTCACCTCTCATCATCTCCCACGAGATCAATGAGAAGAGCCCCTTCTGGGAGATGTCACTGGCGCAAATGGAGAAGGAGGAGTTCGAGATTGTTGTTATCCTTGAAGGCATGGTGGAGGCTACAG GGATGACATGTCAAGCACGGAGTTCCTACCTAGACACGGAGGTACTTTGGGGATACCGTTTCACACCGGTTCTCTCCTTGGAGAAGGGCTTCTATGAAGTAGACTACAATAACTTCCACGATGTCTATGAGACCAACACACCCACCTGCAGCGCCAAGGAGCTAAGTGCAAAGCTTCGAGAGGGGCCACTATTGCCTCAGCTTTCGCTCTTGAGCCCTGAGCCTAAAATGCACAATTTTGACCCCTTAAACCGCCTGTCCAAACAGGACCCACTAAGCCAGGGTGAGGACCAGGAAGAGAGAGATTCAGGGGGTGACAGAGGGGAAACCAATGGCTCAGCTGGTGCTTTGGAAGAGCCATCCCTTGCCGATGGACTGCCTGATTAA